In a single window of the Terriglobales bacterium genome:
- a CDS encoding tetratricopeptide repeat protein: MADTAKRLEKAEKYLQKGKTESALEEYLAILEQEPNNDNVRQTAAELCASLGRAKEATELLSLLFDRQAGIGDGVKANITYKKLL; this comes from the coding sequence ATGGCCGATACCGCCAAACGCCTCGAAAAAGCCGAGAAGTACCTTCAGAAGGGCAAGACGGAGTCTGCCCTGGAAGAGTACTTGGCGATCCTGGAGCAAGAGCCGAACAACGACAACGTGCGGCAGACCGCGGCGGAGTTGTGCGCCTCGCTGGGCCGGGCCAAGGAAGCCACGGAGCTGCTCAGCCTGCTCTTCGACCGGCAGGCGGGAATCGGCGACGGGGTCAAGGCCAACATCACCTATAAGAAGCTGCTC